The Salicibibacter halophilus DNA window GATCCTTCCTGTATCTCACCTTCAGTGAATGGGTCAGAACCCAGCCGTTCTCTGATCGCTTCAGCGTGACGGCAACCAAGCTGATGAAAAAATACAAATCAGCAGATGCCATGGCTGATCTTACAACCGATGAGCTTCGTGAACTGCTGGTAGACTTTAGCCGCAATTCCTTTCGTGATCCGGAAGAGAAGGCCAGGCAGCTTCATCAGTTAGCCCAGGATTCCTTTACTATCCCGGATGGGTTAGTGGATTCCGTTCACCTATTGGTCAAGCAAACGCTGCAACAACTCGAGTTGCTTGAAAAGCACATCAAGCGCCTGAAAAAACGGATTGAGAAGATCATGAAGGGAATCCAGCATCCTTTCGATTCCCGGCATTGGATCTGTCACGGCTGCTTTATTGATCGCCGAGATCGGAGATGTGCACCGATTCCCCGGTCAAGCTCAGCTAGCCAAATATGCCGGCCTGACATGGAGGAAACAAGCGTCCGGCAACTTCCGTGCTGAAGAAACATTTATGACCAAATCAGGCAACAGCTACCTGAGACACGGTTTTTTAATAGCCGCTCAATCCCTCGTCAACCATAACGAGGAATATCGCGCCTATTACCAGCGGAAGTTCAGTGAAGCCCCTCGCCATTCACACAAACGAGCGCTGTCGCTCACAGCCCGTAAGCTCGTGCGTCTCGTATATGCCATGCTCTCAAATAATCAACTTTACATGGCCCCTGAGGAGCGCACCGAGCAAAAGCAGGAGGTGAAAGAGTCAACGGAGGCTCCTGATGAGTCCGTCGTCGGTGAAACACCTGTTACGCAGCAACCCAATAGCTCTGAAAGCTCTGAACACAAAAAAGTGAAGAGCACGGCTGCTGCAAGGTCGTCATCGCGACAAAAAGAACTCAATGGGTCCAAAAGCCCACCGGAACAATACGCAGTCAACACGTAACTCTTCACTTGCCTTCAATCTAAACAGTTTCAGCATTGAAGTCAAGCGCATGTGAACTGACAATCGTTCCTTTTATAGCCTTTACTACCTTTGTTTTCCAATAACAAAATGAAGGCTTGTTAGGTATACCCAAAATTCGCTGACATGGCATCACTCCTTCAATTGACTCGGTAAATTCTTTTAAAAAATTACTTGACTTTTACCGCAGTCTTTTTTCGGTATCTACTATTAATCAGGAATCACTTTGTCCATTCTCCGATTGACTCTCAGCATAATGGGTTACATCCATCGAACCCCATGTTTCATTCCCTAAAAAATAATAATCAAGATCGGCATATATGTCCCTCAACTTTCTAACTAAATGATCACGTTCTTCATCGTTCTCTACATTCTCTTTTAGTTCATAGGTGATATAAAAAATATCTTCAAGGTCTTTTTTAAGTACATCATCATCCGTGTTCACATAGGCTTCCGGTATATCTTCTTTAATATTTGATTCTGCCCTATCCTTTAAATTTTCAACGTTGTAAGGACGATCATCATAACCATTTTCATTGTAACCGTTCATAATCTGATGACCTCTGTGAATTAAAGCAAAAACGCTATCAGGTTCTTCGCCTGCATCATTTTCAGGTTTAAAATCATGATCCTCATTTGCTTCGGCAAGCGCATCTTGGAAAACTTTTTTTGCATCTTCATCCCTTTGTTCAACTTGGTCATTTTCGGTTGTTTCTTGATCATTTGATTCTTCTCCTGAATCACAAGCAGAAACAATCAAACATGAAATCAATCCTATACAAGTGCCAATTGTTTTCATTTTTTGCCTCCATTCAGCACCATTAATCCAGACCACCTCATTAAATAAAGATAGATACAAATAATTGAAATCCATTCCCTTTAGCCCGCCGTCGATAATAATCTTAATGAAAAATATTGTAAAATTGTAACTCCTAAACATATTTATGGTCTATTAAATCTCTATTTCTACCTCAACGTCTTCTCCGAGCGGCTCCCCGTGTATATCCACAGGGCTCTCGACCTCAAATTCTATAGCGTTAATATCTTTTATATCAGACTCTTCGATTTCATAGGACACTGAAACCAACGCATCTGAAATTTGCATCGTCAATGGCATAATCTTACTGCTATACATTTCAGACGTTTCAATATGTTCGCGCGTATCCGTCGTTACGGACATAAAATCGATATCAAAATCTATAGTCTCATGGTAATCCTCACCTTTATTATCCGGAATATTTAGATCCATGATCAAGCTAATAAATTCTCTTTCCTCATCCATTAATTCGTTCTCATCTTTATTAAACCTTCCTTGCACCAGTTGAACTTTTTCAATCGATAAAGACATATCGCCAATGTCAAAAGAATCAGCATCTGTTGTTTCGTCGATTAAATAAAATTCACCAAGAGCCCCCCAGTGACCTTCTTCTAAACCACGACCGATGAACGGTGTCTCTTCGTCATCTTCAGTAATATCTCCACTGTATTCACTATCTTCACTACAGGCATTTAATAATACTATCATGCCAATACAAAAAGTTCTAAGTATGTATTTGTACTTCATATCTCTCCAACCACACCTTATTAGTCCATTAAATTTCTCATCCTCCGTACATGATGCTGGGATGTGGATGTAGTAAATTTTAGAGAAGTAATTTGTTAGAAAGGAGATTATTCTTTTCCCTTACGTCCCGATTATTGATTTTTTGTCATAAAACATTTATTTTTTATTCATGTTACGTGCATGCC harbors:
- a CDS encoding IS110 family transposase, which produces MNQLFCGIDIGLKTFQFYAMDQDGKAVGKPKRYPNNQTGADQLVDHLDELLEQQGSPALSIGMEATGLYWFPLFHTLQENERIKQWETRLISMNPKIVEAFRGAYPDVDKTDPVDAFIIADRVRFGRGIAPQHVHSEQYLALQRLTRFYIHLTEQQTNLKNYAGSFLYLTFSEWVRTQPFSDRFSVTATKLMKKYKSADAMADLTTDELRELLVDFSRNSFRDPEEKARQLHQLAQDSFTIPDGLVDSVHLLVKQTLQQLELLEKHIKRLKKRIEKIMKGIQHPFDSRHWICHGCFIDRRDRRCAPIPRSSSASQICRPDMEETSVRQLPC
- a CDS encoding transposase, with the translated sequence MIAEIGDVHRFPGQAQLAKYAGLTWRKQASGNFRAEETFMTKSGNSYLRHGFLIAAQSLVNHNEEYRAYYQRKFSEAPRHSHKRALSLTARKLVRLVYAMLSNNQLYMAPEERTEQKQEVKESTEAPDESVVGETPVTQQPNSSESSEHKKVKSTAAARSSSRQKELNGSKSPPEQYAVNT